The Cottoperca gobio chromosome 6, fCotGob3.1, whole genome shotgun sequence genome has a segment encoding these proteins:
- the LOC115010065 gene encoding monoacylglycerol lipase ABHD2-B-like isoform X1 gives MHRSSSVSTMTTLKDGDMNTFGPELPAMFDGIRLAAVATVLYIIVRCLNLKSTTASPEIIYQDTLLSRYLFKTCPMLTKEYIPPLLWGKSGHLQTALYGKMGRINTPKPCGVRKFLPMQDGATASFDLFEARGDHSTGDDITMVICPGIGNHSEKNYIRTFVDYSQRQGYRCAVLNHLGALPDMELTSPRMFTYGCTWEYAAMVGYIKRAFPETLLVVVGFSLGGNIVCKFLGENQSNQDRVLCCVTVCQGYSALRAQETFLQWDQCRRLYNFVLAGNMKKLILSHRSSLLGLSSSNIGDADLGRLYAATSLMQIDDSIMRKFHGYSSLKEYYEKESCVHYIHKVTVPLLLVNSSDDPLVHQSLLDIPRTLAEKMPNVVFALTQHGGHLGFFEGAVLFPQPLTWMDKVIVEYTNAICHWEKNLPACQRSGNRDSNSCLQSTGVTLSG, from the exons A TGCATAGGTCCTCTTCCGTGTCCACAATGACCACCCTCAAGGACGGTGACATGAACACCTTCGGCCCAGAGCTGCCGGCCATGTTTGATGGCATAAGGTTGGCAGCCGTGGCAACTGTCCTCTACATCATTGTGCGCTGTCTGAACCTGAAGAGTACCACGGCATCACCGGAGATCATCTACCAGGATACACTGCTGAGCCGCTACCTGTTCAAAACCTGCCCAATGCTGACCAAAGA ATACATTCCTCCCTTACTGTGGGGTAAGAGCGGACATCTCCAGACGGCCCTGTATGGCAAGATGGGGCGTATCAACACTCCAAAGCCCTGCGGGGTCCGCAAGTTCCTCCCAATGCAGGACGGGGCCACAGCGTCCTTTGACCTCTTTGAAGCTCGTGGAGACCACAGCACAGGAG atGACATCACCATGGTAATCTGCCCTGGGATTGGTAACCATAGCGAGAAGAACTACATACGGACCTTTGTGGATTACTCCCAGCGGCAGGGTTACCGCTGCGCCGTCCTCAACCACCTGGGAGCCCTGCCCGACATGGAGCTCACCTCGCCTCGCATGTTCACCTACG GTTGTACCTGGGAGTATGCGGCCATGGTGGGCTACATCAAACGAGCTTTTCCTGAGACGCTGCTGGTGGTCGTGGGCTTCAGTCTGGGGGGAAACATCGTCTGTAAGTTCCTGGGTGAGAACCAATCCAACCAGGACAGAGTGCTCTGCTGCGTCACCGTCTGTCAGGGTTACAGCGCCCTCAG ggcCCAGGAAACATTCCTTCAGTGGGATCAGTGCCGGAGGCTCTACAACTTTGTGTTGGCGGGCAACATGAAGAAGCTCATCCTGTCGCACAG GAGCAGTTTGCTTGGCCTGAGCTCCAGCAACATTGGCGACGCCGACCTGGGCAGACTGTACGCGGCCACGTCTCTGATGCAGATCGACGACAGCATCATGAG GAAATTCCACGGCTACAGCTCCTTAAAGGAGTACTACGAGAAGGAGAGCTGTGTGCACTACATCCACAAA GTCACTGTGCCGCTCCTCCTGGTGAACTCCTCAGACGACCCGCTCGTCCATCAGTCGCTACTGGATATTCCACGCACACTCGCAG aAAAGATGCCCAATGTGGTATTCGCCCTGACTCAACACGGAGGCCACCTGGGCTTCTTTGAGGGAGCCGTGCTGTTCCCTCAACCCCTCACCTGGATGGACAAGGTCATAGTGGAGTACACCAACGCCATCTGCCACTGGGAGAAGAACCTGCCGGCCTGCCAGAGGAGCGGCAACCGGGACTCGAACTCCTGCCTGCAGAGCACAGGGGTAACACTCAGTGGGTAA
- the LOC115010065 gene encoding monoacylglycerol lipase ABHD2-B-like isoform X2, whose protein sequence is MTTLKDGDMNTFGPELPAMFDGIRLAAVATVLYIIVRCLNLKSTTASPEIIYQDTLLSRYLFKTCPMLTKEYIPPLLWGKSGHLQTALYGKMGRINTPKPCGVRKFLPMQDGATASFDLFEARGDHSTGDDITMVICPGIGNHSEKNYIRTFVDYSQRQGYRCAVLNHLGALPDMELTSPRMFTYGCTWEYAAMVGYIKRAFPETLLVVVGFSLGGNIVCKFLGENQSNQDRVLCCVTVCQGYSALRAQETFLQWDQCRRLYNFVLAGNMKKLILSHRSSLLGLSSSNIGDADLGRLYAATSLMQIDDSIMRKFHGYSSLKEYYEKESCVHYIHKVTVPLLLVNSSDDPLVHQSLLDIPRTLAEKMPNVVFALTQHGGHLGFFEGAVLFPQPLTWMDKVIVEYTNAICHWEKNLPACQRSGNRDSNSCLQSTGVTLSG, encoded by the exons ATGACCACCCTCAAGGACGGTGACATGAACACCTTCGGCCCAGAGCTGCCGGCCATGTTTGATGGCATAAGGTTGGCAGCCGTGGCAACTGTCCTCTACATCATTGTGCGCTGTCTGAACCTGAAGAGTACCACGGCATCACCGGAGATCATCTACCAGGATACACTGCTGAGCCGCTACCTGTTCAAAACCTGCCCAATGCTGACCAAAGA ATACATTCCTCCCTTACTGTGGGGTAAGAGCGGACATCTCCAGACGGCCCTGTATGGCAAGATGGGGCGTATCAACACTCCAAAGCCCTGCGGGGTCCGCAAGTTCCTCCCAATGCAGGACGGGGCCACAGCGTCCTTTGACCTCTTTGAAGCTCGTGGAGACCACAGCACAGGAG atGACATCACCATGGTAATCTGCCCTGGGATTGGTAACCATAGCGAGAAGAACTACATACGGACCTTTGTGGATTACTCCCAGCGGCAGGGTTACCGCTGCGCCGTCCTCAACCACCTGGGAGCCCTGCCCGACATGGAGCTCACCTCGCCTCGCATGTTCACCTACG GTTGTACCTGGGAGTATGCGGCCATGGTGGGCTACATCAAACGAGCTTTTCCTGAGACGCTGCTGGTGGTCGTGGGCTTCAGTCTGGGGGGAAACATCGTCTGTAAGTTCCTGGGTGAGAACCAATCCAACCAGGACAGAGTGCTCTGCTGCGTCACCGTCTGTCAGGGTTACAGCGCCCTCAG ggcCCAGGAAACATTCCTTCAGTGGGATCAGTGCCGGAGGCTCTACAACTTTGTGTTGGCGGGCAACATGAAGAAGCTCATCCTGTCGCACAG GAGCAGTTTGCTTGGCCTGAGCTCCAGCAACATTGGCGACGCCGACCTGGGCAGACTGTACGCGGCCACGTCTCTGATGCAGATCGACGACAGCATCATGAG GAAATTCCACGGCTACAGCTCCTTAAAGGAGTACTACGAGAAGGAGAGCTGTGTGCACTACATCCACAAA GTCACTGTGCCGCTCCTCCTGGTGAACTCCTCAGACGACCCGCTCGTCCATCAGTCGCTACTGGATATTCCACGCACACTCGCAG aAAAGATGCCCAATGTGGTATTCGCCCTGACTCAACACGGAGGCCACCTGGGCTTCTTTGAGGGAGCCGTGCTGTTCCCTCAACCCCTCACCTGGATGGACAAGGTCATAGTGGAGTACACCAACGCCATCTGCCACTGGGAGAAGAACCTGCCGGCCTGCCAGAGGAGCGGCAACCGGGACTCGAACTCCTGCCTGCAGAGCACAGGGGTAACACTCAGTGGGTAA